In Lewinellaceae bacterium, the genomic stretch TAATCTCCGCAGTTGTATGTGTAACTCTGTGCAAAACCCAGCAAAACTCTGGGGATAAAAAACCATCCTTGATTTCCCTCTGTCAGGGTTTGGGCCCATTCACCAGGACAATGCGAATGCCATAACTCCAGGCCTGTAGTCCGGATGCATCGCTCACCTGGTCGTTCAGCCATTGCTGTAGCTCGGATGTGGAGCGGCTGCCGAACTGGTACCTGGCGTAGGGCTGCAGGGAGAGCTGCACATTGGAAGTACCTGGTAGCAGCCACTCGAGCCACGCTTCCTGGTGAAATCCGCCCTGCCGGTCGAGTTGAACAGACCGCGATTCATTTTCCCATTTGTGCCTTGTGGATACCAGATCGTAGCTTACTGCGGTGCCGATACCCGCCCGGCGTCCACTCGCACCCAGCATCGCCTGCCAGGTGTGGGACTGCAGGTAGATCCTCCGTGTCAGGTTTCCCTGTCCGGCGGGATTGGTCGCTTTATTGGACTGGAGGTGGATGGTCCAGGCGATGCCGGTATAGACCGGACTTTTAAGATAATACCGGGTCCCCAGTCTGAATCCGAAGAGATGATCCAGGTTGGCAAAGTCCCGGTTGTAGTTCTGTTGTTCATTGTGGGTTGAGATAGCCTGATCCAGGCCCGGATCATTGACCGCCAGCCAGTCAAATCCGGTCTCAATGTTGAGCTGCGTAAAAGCTAATGGTATAGCCAGGACAACAAAAGCGCAGGTTAAAAAGACACGCAACTGCATTAAAATTCAATTAGCCTAAAAAATAATTTAGATTAGTCTAAAATATTTGCACCTTTGTAGTGCTTATACTAACTTGGTCTAAAGTTACAACAATTAAAAGAGAGCAAATCAAATGAACCGAAAACACCTTATCGCATGGTTGCTTGTCCTGGGTGGAGGTGTATTGTGGGCTCAGGACGCCAGAGAAATTGTGCAGAAAGCCGATGAGAAACTCCGGGGCAAGAGCAGCATCATAACCATGAAGATGACCATCGTACGTCCCACCTGGACACGGGATGTTGAACTGAAGTCCTGGTCATTAGGCGAAAAGTATGCGCTGATGTACATTCTACAGCCTACCCGCGACCGGGGTGTGGTTTTCCTGAAACGGGATAAGGAGATCTGGAACTGGCAACCCTCCATCGAACGGATGATCAAACTGCCCCCCAGCATGATGATGCAGTCCTGGATGGGCTCGGACTTTAAGAACGACGACATGGTCAAACAATCCTCCATCGTCAATGACTTCAGCCAAAAGATAACCGGTGATGAAACCATCGACGGAAGGGATTGCTACAAGATTGAACTCATACCTAAAGAATCTGCAGCAGTAGTATGGGGCAAAGTCATCCTCTGGATCGACAAAAAGGATTACCTGGAACTCAAGTCGGAGTTCTACGATGAAGATGGCTACCTGATCCATACCATGTATGGCAAGTCCATTAAACTGATGGATAATGTCCTGTTGCCTTCCGTGTTGGAGGTGATACCGGCAGACGAACCGGGCAATAAAACGGTCGTCACCTATGTTAACGTCGACTTTGATGTACCCATCAATGAAGACTTTTTCTCGGTACAGCAAGCAAAGCGGATAAAACCCTGATCCATGTTACTGAGTCTCGCCTGGCGCAACATCTGGCGTAATAAACGCCGCACCCTGATTACGGCTGCTTCGGTTTTATTTGCCGTGTTGTTTTCTTCAGTGATGCAATCCATTCAGCATGGTACCTGGGATCACATGGTCGATAACGTAGTTAACTATTACTACGGATACCTGCAGATCCAGGGAAAGAAATTCTGGGATGACCGTTCCATCGATGAGATCATCGACCGGCAAACGCTATTGGATAAATTGCCGGAAGACTTCAAACAATCTTATGCCCTGATTCCCCGACTGGAGTCCTTTGCCCTGGCCTCTGCCGGGAACCGCACGCAGGGCGCCTTAATGATCGGTATAGACCCGGATGCAGAGAATGCCCTTTCGGGACTCAAAGGACGTATATCCAAAGGCGATTACTGGCAATCCTCCCCAACGGGGATCCTCGTCGGAGAAGGCCTGGCTGAAAACTTTAAGGTCGGCGTGGGCGATACCCTGATCTTTCTGAGCCAGGGCTATCATGGAGCCAATGCCATCGGAGAATACCCGATCCGGGGGCTGATCCATTTTGCTTCCCCGGATCTGTCCAAAAGCATGGTCTATATGCATCTGGAGGATGCCCAGCAGTTTTATGCCACCGGTGATCAGATCACTTCCATGGTGGTAGGCATCAAGGATAAGGAGGTGCTACCTGAGGTGATTCAAATCTTACATAACGATCTGGATACTGCAACGTATGCTGTCAAGGACTGGCAGCAGATGATGCCGGAATTGTTACAGGCCAAAGAAATGGATACGGCCAGTGCAAATGTCATTTTGATCATCCTGTACATCATCATATCCTTTGGCATTTTTGGCACCATCCTGATGATGACGAAAGACCGGCAATACGAACTCGGAGTCCTGCTTTCGATCGGGATGCGCCGCATGCAGTTGTTTGGTATGATGTGGATGGAAGTGGTGATGATCGGGTTGGTAGGGGTGGCTATGGGATTTCTGATCAGCGTGCCCCTGGTGAAATACCTTTCACTGCATCCCTTTCAGATGACCGGAGAATATGCCAGGGCTTATGAGAAATTTGGTGCGGAACCGATCATCCCGCCTGCTTTTGACTGGAACATATTCAGCTGGCAGGTCTTGTTTGTATTTGTGATCACATCCTTGTTAGCCTTTTATCCCTATTGGGTTATCCGGAAAATGAAACCGGTTGAGGCTATGCGATTGTAAGTCCATCATTTGAATTTATCGTGGTATGATATTTAAAGTTGCCTGGAGGAATATTTGGAGGAGCCGAACGAGAAGTCTGGTGGTCATCACCGCGGTCGTCCTGGGAATTTGGGCGATCATCGTGATCACGGGATTCAGCATTGGCATGGTGCGTACCTACATCCATACGGCCATCCTGAATGAATGGTCTCACATTCAGATTCACCGTTCGGATTATTTTGTAAATAAGGCGCTGGAGGACACCATCCCCGACGGCTTTGCTACCTATCAAAAGCTGAAAAGAGAATACCCGGAAACCTATCTGTCACCCCGTTTGCTGGTGCAGGGCATGGTTTCCTCACCCAAAGCTGCCCGGGGAATCACCATCAAGGCTATCTTACCCGCAGCCGAAGATTCGACCACCGAATTAAGCACCAATCTGGTCGATGGCAGCTACTTTGAAACGGATGCCCGCAACCCCATGATCATCGGTCAGGACCTGGCGAATAAAATTCACGTCTCCCTGAATAACCGGGTGGTACTGACCTTCCAATCCTATAGCGGAGAGATCACTGCCGCCTCCTTCCGAATTGTAGGCTTGTACGCAACCAAAGATTCGCGCTACGACAGTCAGCATATCTTCGTGCGGCAGGAGGACCTGAAACCGCTCCTGGGCGGCGATGGACTCCATGAGATCGCCATCCGGGTTCCGGACGGGACCGATTTTGAACCCATCCTGACTTCCATCCAGCAAGGCTATCCAAACCTGGATGTGCAGAGTTACCGTACGTTGTCTCCGGATCTGGTCCTTTACGAATCCACCATCGGACTGACATCCATGATCATGACGGTCATTGTGATGCTGGCCCTGATCTTTGGGATCATCAACACCATGATGATGGCAGTCCTGGAACGGATTAAAGAGCTGGGTATGCTGATGGCGATCGGCATGAATAAAAAAAGAGTGTTTAACATGATCATGATCGAAACGCTGATCCTGGGATGCATTGGAGCGCCCATTGGTATGCTTGTCGGGTACCTGACCATCGTAGGGACCAGTACATCCGGTCTTGACCTCTCGGCTTACTCTGCAGGGATGCGTGAATTTGGATTGTCCGATATCATCTACCCGTGGGTCCCTGCATCGCTTTATTGGCAACTTGCTATCGCGATCATCGTGACCGCATTGATTGGAAGCTTATTCCCGGCCTGGAAAGCCATCCGCCTAAGGCCGGTCGAAGCCATTCGAACCCTTTAATTTGAAAACATGAAGCCAGTTATTGTCACCAAAGGAATCACCAAGACGTATCAGCCGGACACCATCCCGGTCCATGCCCTGCGGGGTGTTGACCTGACTATCAACGAGGGCGAGTTTGTTGCTATCGTCGGTCCTTCCGGATCCGGGAAAACGACGTTATTGAATATCATTGGCGGGCTGGACCGTCCATCAGCCGGATACATCGAGGTGGGCGGCAAGGATATCTCTAAGTTTTCGGACAATGCATTGATTGACTTTCGCCGTGACAACATTGGATTTGTTTTCCAGGCATATAACCTTATTCCTGTCCTGACGGCGATTGAAAATGTAGAGTTTGTGATGCTCTTACAAAAATTACCCAGGGAAAAACGCAATCAACGGGCCATGGAGTTGCTGCATGCCGTAGGTCTCGATGACAAAGTCAACAAACGGCCCATTGAGCTTTCGGGTGGCCAGCAACAACGCGTCGCCGTGGCCAGGGCGCTGGCATCCAAGCCGGCTTTTGTCCTTGCGGATGAGCCTACTGCCAATCTGGACTCGGTCTCAACCGGTCAGCTCCTGGATATCATGGCCAATCTGAATCAGGAAGAGCAGATGACCTTCGTGTTTTCGACCCACGACCAGCGGGTCATCGACCGGGCACACCGCGTGATCACCCTGGAGGATGGTAAAATCATTTCTGATCGGAAAGGTCATGTTCAATAAATACCTAAACACACTATGCCTGCTGATGGCATTGCTGACCCCGGCCGTCCTGTTCAGCCAGACCGATAGCATCAAATGGGACCAGAAATCCTACATCAAGTTTCTGCACACCGAATTTTTTATCCCGGACCTGAAGCAGTCCCTCTCCGATCAATTATTCCATCACCGTTACAATGTCAAATATTATCCCAATCCGAACTGGACCTTAAGAATGGAGGTTCGTTCGCGCTTATTCTACGGAGAGCTGGTGAAGTCGACACCCGATTTTGCCGGTACCATCGACAATGCCAACAACGATTACTTCGACCTGAGCTGGGTGGTGGCCTCATCCAAATCCATTGTCCTGCACACCATGATCGACCGGCTTTCAGCAGCTTATTCCAAGGGGCCCTGGGATATCCGTATCGGCCGTCAGCGCATCAACTGGGGAATCCACACCTTCTGGAATGCCAATGATATCTTCAATGCATTTTCTTTCACGGATTTCGATTACGAAGAACGCCCGGGCAGTGATGCCGTACTGGCACGCTATTATTTCAATGGGAATTCCAGCATCGAAGTGGCAGCCAAAGCAGCCCATCATGTGCGGCTTGGCACCTATGCCAGCCTGTGGCGCTTCAACCGCTGGAACTACGACTTCCAGGTTTTGGGAGGATATTTTCAAAACAACATGGTGGCAGGCTTCGGATGGGCCGGAAACCTCGGCACCGCCGGATGGAAGGGTGAATGGAGCTATTTCCAGGACCTTGCCGATGGAGGGACGAATGTATTTACCGGTGCAACGGGCATTGATTACTCTTTCGCAAAGGGTACGTATGTGCAGGCAGGCTTTATGATCAACAGTCAGGGAGAAACACAGGCGCCGGTGACAGAGCTGTTTAATTTCAGCCTTTCGGCCAAAAACCTCTATCCCTACCGCAGCGCCATATACCTGCAGGCTTCTCACCCGATCAGTCCGCTGGTCAATGGCGGGTTGTCCATCATCTACAGTCCTGTGAAAAGCCAGCCCTTTTTTGTCAACCCCACCATAAGTGTTTCAGTGGCCGAGAACTGGGACCTGGACCTGGTCGGCCAGGTTTTGTGGAATAAGACCGATCACTTCTACTCCCCGCTGCAGGCATTCTTCCTGAGGATGAAATTCAGTTATTAAGTGGGTTGTAGATTTAATTCACAAACTTAAAAATAGATCACGTTTCAACAGGATAGCTCAATTATCCGTGTCTCTCTGCAAAAAAATCTTTCGTAAGCTATGTATACACCATCATTCTTGATTTATGAATCTTGATGTAAATGTGGCTATGTTGCAATTATTCAAAAATGAAAAAATTCAATGTAGAGGTGCTTTGTCATCATTGTTATTAATACTGATTATATTATCCTCATGTAATAAGGACAGAATTGAATTTGTCGAGATCAACTCACCAGAAATAATAAACTTCATTAAGCGTTTTGCTTTCGAGCGTAAGACAAATTTGATGTTAATGGAGATCATGTATAATGGTGATTCGACTGAAATTTACCTGGATGATTTCAGGTCTTCATTTGACTTACATGCAGGAGACGAATTTGGTTTCTTGGTAGATAAAAAGTGGCAAAATTTTACACCTCCCTTGCTCAAAACCCGAGTCAACTCAATTGACATTTATATTATTACGGGCATTGAAAAAATATGCAAATCGCGCAATCGATATCAACGTCTGCTTTGTGATTTAAAGGATAGAATATATAGAAGTGTTGAAAGTTACCTAACTGAAGACGATAGCTTTGAAGTTCAACCGCCTTCATGTTCAATGGAAATGCCATGGAAGATGGTTATTAATTATGATGCTACTAAAATGCGGACCTATGTAAGCAGAAGAGAGGGTTATGGCAATTTTTATTACCAAGTGGAAGAGATACGCATTGATTCAAGCTATATGGAGCGGTACAATTAATAAACCAATAGTTGACCATCAGTTTCCTATCAACCCACATTCGACCCTAAAACCATTTTATCGAATGCGCGAATTGGGTTAAATTGTGTTGAAATTCCTTTACACCGCATGGCGCAAAAGAAAAAAAGCACTACCTCCACACCCAAACCGGTCAAAAAAGTTCGCTCGAAGAAGTCCATTCCGGCACCTGCGGCATTCCATTGGAAACAACACTGGATCCCCGCTTTGATCCTGGTCGTACTCCCGCTTGCGCTGTACTGGCAGTCAGTGAATTACGACTTTGTCCTGGACGACAGCATCGTTTATTCGGAAAACAATTTTGTCAAAAAGGGGATCAGCGGCATAGGGGAAATACTGACCACCGAAACCTTTTCCGGCTATTTCGGGGAACAAAAGAACCTGGTGGTTGGCGCACGTTACCGGCCGTTGTCACTGGTCACCTTTGCCATTGAAAACCAGCTTTTTGGCACCAATCCAAAGACTGCCCATATCATCAACATCTTATTGTATGTCCTGTCGGTCATCCTGTTATACCGGTTGTTTTTTCTGCTCACCGGCGCATCGGCAAGCCGGACCTGGTTCTGGAGCTTACCTTTTGTCGCCGCATTGTGGTGGGTAGTTCACCCGGTACATGTCGAAGTGGTTGCCAACATCAAAGGCCGCGACGAAATTATGGCTTTGCTGCTGGCAGGCGGTGCAATGTGGTATGGTATGCGCTATTTTGATAAGGGTGGCTGGTGGCGCCTGGGCGTGATGAGTATCGCTCTACTTGGTGGTATTCTGGCGAAAGAAAATGCCTTCACCTTTCTCGGATTGATTCCGATGGCCTGGTGGGTATTCCGGGAATGGCGTTTCGACCGCAAAGGCTGGATGTTGCTGGGGAGTATGGCTGTCATCGGCTTGGTGTACTTTGCCATGCGTTATCATGCCATCGGCTATATCCAGGGCGTGGATCCCAATACGCTGAGCATCATGAACAACCCATTCAGAGGGATGAATCTGGGTGAGCGCATGGGCACCATTGCCTACACCATGCTGGATTACGTACGCCTTCTGATCTTCCCGCACCCGCTGACGCACGACTATTATCCGTATCATATTCCGATCACCAATTTTGGAAACTGGCAGCCCTGGCTGGCAATGCTGATATACCTGCCAGCGATTTATTTCGCCATAACCGGCGTGCTCCGGAAGAATACGGGCGCCTATGGGATTGCTTTTTACCTGGCCACCCTGCTGGTGATCTCAAACATCATATTTCCGGTGGGAACCTTTATGAATGAGCGTTTCCTGTACATGCCATCGTTTGGTATTGCGCTAACCTTAGGATGGCTGGTCACCGAAAGAATCCCAGTAAAATATTATCGGCTAGCCCAGGGGTTGCTCGTAATTACCGTCATCGGATTCCTGGTCCGGACCTACACGCGTGTCCCGGTTTGGGAAAATAAGGTGACCTTAAATCGTGCTGCTATGGCTGTTTCAACCAATAGTGCACGAGCTAATTTGTTCTACGGGACCATCTATTTTGACAAATCATTGCAGGCGGCCAATAATGAGGAGCGCAATATTAACCTGGATACCGCAGAAGTACACATCCGGCGCGCCATTGAGATCCTGCCTTCTTATGGGGACGCTATCCGTATGCTGGGGGGCGTTGCGGCTGAGCGGTACAAGACCGATGGCGACCTGAACAGGTTACTGGACCAGTTTTATCAGGTCTTAATGATGTATCCACGGGATGATTACATTCCCCAATACATGGAATACCTGAACAACCGCCGGCAGCAGATCGAGTTACTGACCGATTTCGATTACCGGGTTGGCACCGAGATCATGATGAAGAAATTCCAGTATTATCCGGAGGCAATCAAATACCTGAATTACGGTTTGACCTTGAATCCAGACGATCGCCGGCTTAATCAGGCGATGGCCGACAGCTATAGAGCTTTAGGTCAACCCGAAAATGCCACACCCTATTTACAACGGGCGCTGCAATGACCTCCCCAGCCAACATATACCTGCTGGCGCTGGCCAAGCTGGACACCATAGGGCCCATCACTGCCAAGAGCCTGATTGGTTATTGCGGCAGCGCTGAAGATGTGTTTAAGACCAAAGCGCATCGCCTGCTTAAAATACCCGGGGTGGGAGAAGCCGGAGCCCGCGCCATAGCGAATGCGGACCCGGAGCAATTGATCCATCCCGACTGGGATTGGCTGGAGTCGCGTCAGGTACGGATGATCTCCTATCTGGATCCCGCCTATCCTCAGCGGCTGAAACAGATCCCGGAGAGCCCAATATTATTGTTCTACCGCGGTTCGGCCAACCTGAACCCTCGTCGCGCCATTGCGATTGTAGGGACCAGAAAGCCCAGCCCATACGGGGTGACCATGACCCAGCGTATCCTGGAAGAACTCAAGGACTATCAACCCACGGTGATCAGCGGACTGGCATTCGGGATTGACGCGACAGCCCACCGCAAAGCTCTCGATCTTGGATTTCCTACCATCGGCGTACTGGGCCATGGACTAGATATTATATACCCTGCCGCCCACCGCAAACTGGCCTCAACCATGGAAAACAAAGGAGGTGGTTTGCTGACCGAATTCCCGATTCAATCCAGGATAGACAAGGAACATTTCCCGATGAGGAACCGCATCATCGCAGCTATGGCCGAAGCCGTAGTCGTCATCGAGTCCAAGGAGCGTGGCGGATCCATCATCACCGCGGAGTTTGGCAATGCTTATCACCGGGATGTCTTTGCTTTGCCCGGACGTACTTCCGATCCTTTATCCATGGGATGCAATGCACTGATCAAACAGCATAAGGCGGCTTTAATCGAATCCGGCCAGGATATAGCCTATCAAATGGGATGGACCGATGACGAATCGGGTCCTTCAAGGCAGATGAATCTGTTCCAGGCACTGGAACCCGATGAAGAGGCCATCTACGATATTTTACGGAACAATCCACAGGCGGATATCGACCAACTGGCTTACCTCTCCGGTCTCGGATCCAGTTCACTGGCTACAGTGATATTGCAGCTGGAGTTTAAAGGTATTGTGAAATCGACACCGGGAAAGCGATTTATTCTGGTGTAACCGCTAACTTTGAGCATGCTTAGTCTGAAATAAATGAGAGGAATTATTCTGGCTTTGGGTCTGATCATCCTGGGTGGATGTAAGACCACCCAACAAGCCACCACGGACCATGGACCGGTATCCCACCCGAAAAATATTGTTTTAATGATCGGTGATGGCATGGGACTGACCCAGATCTCCGCAGGATTGTATGCCAATAATAACCGGCTGAATATTGAGCGTTTTCCGGTTGTAGGATTACATAAAGCCTATTCTTCCAATGATCTGATCACCGATTCGGCGGCAGGCGCTACCGCATTCGCCTGTGGTAAAAAAACATACAACGGCGCCATTGGTGTCAATACCGATACGGTGGCTATGCCGACCATCCTCGAAGAGGCCGAGAACCATGGCCTGGCTACCGGG encodes the following:
- a CDS encoding ABC transporter permease, whose protein sequence is MIFKVAWRNIWRSRTRSLVVITAVVLGIWAIIVITGFSIGMVRTYIHTAILNEWSHIQIHRSDYFVNKALEDTIPDGFATYQKLKREYPETYLSPRLLVQGMVSSPKAARGITIKAILPAAEDSTTELSTNLVDGSYFETDARNPMIIGQDLANKIHVSLNNRVVLTFQSYSGEITAASFRIVGLYATKDSRYDSQHIFVRQEDLKPLLGGDGLHEIAIRVPDGTDFEPILTSIQQGYPNLDVQSYRTLSPDLVLYESTIGLTSMIMTVIVMLALIFGIINTMMMAVLERIKELGMLMAIGMNKKRVFNMIMIETLILGCIGAPIGMLVGYLTIVGTSTSGLDLSAYSAGMREFGLSDIIYPWVPASLYWQLAIAIIVTALIGSLFPAWKAIRLRPVEAIRTL
- a CDS encoding outer membrane lipoprotein-sorting protein, whose translation is MNRKHLIAWLLVLGGGVLWAQDAREIVQKADEKLRGKSSIITMKMTIVRPTWTRDVELKSWSLGEKYALMYILQPTRDRGVVFLKRDKEIWNWQPSIERMIKLPPSMMMQSWMGSDFKNDDMVKQSSIVNDFSQKITGDETIDGRDCYKIELIPKESAAVVWGKVILWIDKKDYLELKSEFYDEDGYLIHTMYGKSIKLMDNVLLPSVLEVIPADEPGNKTVVTYVNVDFDVPINEDFFSVQQAKRIKP
- a CDS encoding ABC transporter permease; this encodes MLLSLAWRNIWRNKRRTLITAASVLFAVLFSSVMQSIQHGTWDHMVDNVVNYYYGYLQIQGKKFWDDRSIDEIIDRQTLLDKLPEDFKQSYALIPRLESFALASAGNRTQGALMIGIDPDAENALSGLKGRISKGDYWQSSPTGILVGEGLAENFKVGVGDTLIFLSQGYHGANAIGEYPIRGLIHFASPDLSKSMVYMHLEDAQQFYATGDQITSMVVGIKDKEVLPEVIQILHNDLDTATYAVKDWQQMMPELLQAKEMDTASANVILIILYIIISFGIFGTILMMTKDRQYELGVLLSIGMRRMQLFGMMWMEVVMIGLVGVAMGFLISVPLVKYLSLHPFQMTGEYARAYEKFGAEPIIPPAFDWNIFSWQVLFVFVITSLLAFYPYWVIRKMKPVEAMRL
- the dprA gene encoding DNA-protecting protein DprA encodes the protein MTSPANIYLLALAKLDTIGPITAKSLIGYCGSAEDVFKTKAHRLLKIPGVGEAGARAIANADPEQLIHPDWDWLESRQVRMISYLDPAYPQRLKQIPESPILLFYRGSANLNPRRAIAIVGTRKPSPYGVTMTQRILEELKDYQPTVISGLAFGIDATAHRKALDLGFPTIGVLGHGLDIIYPAAHRKLASTMENKGGGLLTEFPIQSRIDKEHFPMRNRIIAAMAEAVVVIESKERGGSIITAEFGNAYHRDVFALPGRTSDPLSMGCNALIKQHKAALIESGQDIAYQMGWTDDESGPSRQMNLFQALEPDEEAIYDILRNNPQADIDQLAYLSGLGSSSLATVILQLEFKGIVKSTPGKRFILV
- a CDS encoding ABC transporter ATP-binding protein; the encoded protein is MKPVIVTKGITKTYQPDTIPVHALRGVDLTINEGEFVAIVGPSGSGKTTLLNIIGGLDRPSAGYIEVGGKDISKFSDNALIDFRRDNIGFVFQAYNLIPVLTAIENVEFVMLLQKLPREKRNQRAMELLHAVGLDDKVNKRPIELSGGQQQRVAVARALASKPAFVLADEPTANLDSVSTGQLLDIMANLNQEEQMTFVFSTHDQRVIDRAHRVITLEDGKIISDRKGHVQ